The DNA sequence TTTATATCAGTGACTTGAAATCACTGATGTCgtatttatgatttttgataaGGTTGTTGGAAAATTCATTGACGTTGTTGATGCTGTTGGTACGTTGCTGGTTGAGGTAAATTAAATGTACCATTAGTATTCTCATGTCACTAAAGGTGTGAGGGACAGTACTGTGATTTTAGCTTTTAGACAAAACTGAGTACTTGCCGTCACTATTCAGTGACTTGAAATCAAAGtagttatttaatatattcttaATTCTTAATTAACTGTCCGGTACTGGTGTACTTCATTTAATGCACATTATCAGTAACTTCAAGTCACGGAATGTGTGCACATACTGTGATTTCATGTGTAATTAGACTATCCAACTGTGTACGTGGTACCGGCCTCATCTATAATagtatcattatataaataaagtattCGTTGGTTAATGCAGGAAAGATAATTCACCATTATGTTGAAGTAAAACCAACGACCTATGTAAGTGGTTAATTGAATTCGATAATCTTTATTAAGCGTgtctttcatttttaataattttaagtcTGTCCGATGCCAACGGCGCTGCGGTCTTAAAAACTCAACCTTCACACACCGAATGAAAAAAACCATCTCAGAAGAAcatcacatatacatatattaccGGCAAATATATGTGCTGTATTAGGAAAGACGTACACTGATTTTTTCGAAGTCAAAATTTGTGTATTCAAAAACCAGGAAACATTGTACAAGAATTACGGCAACCACACTGCCACgctattataaatcctgaactcTCTTTATACACTTTATTGCCatcatcaaaacaaaataaacagcTTCTAGTTCACAATGTATTCTTCTTATTCACCATCTGTTTTTCTAATTACCATCTTCCTCGCTACAATATTAACAGGCCAAGCTGTTGTGCCATTGGACAAAAGATTCAGCTATGTTAACAGTGGGCCGCTAGGCGAGTACAGTGTTGAATACGGTGACTACCGTCCTTTAGAGATTTCCACCTTCCCATTCATGCTTTGTTTTCAAAACGCCACTCCTGATGCCTTTTCTTTAAGTCTCCGAATGGGCAGCCGTCGCTCTGAGTCGATCATGCTTTGGGTTTGGACTGCCAATCGGGGCAAGCCGGTTCGTGAGAATGCGACACTTGCATTCGGTGCTGATGGAAACCTAGTTTTGGCGGATTCGGATGGCTCAATTGCGTGGCAAACAGGTTCGGCAAATAAGGGTGTGGTAGGTTTGGAGTTACTTGAAATTGGTAATCTTGTCCTGTATGATGCAAAGGGTGCTTATATATGGCAAAGTTTCGATCATCCAAGCGATACACTTTTGATAGGCCAAGGACTCCATCTTAATGGAGCCACAAAGTTGGTTAGTAGATTGTCCTATACGGAGGATGCTGATGGTCCTTACACCCTTGTAATGGAACAAAGGCATTTGGCCATGTATTACAAAAGCAAAAACGCGGCAAATCCCCTACTATATTACAAGGACGACGTATTTGGAGATGGTAAGGGCGTTTTGGCAAATGCAGTCTTTGGTGTCAATAGCGATGCTTACTACACAAACGACCTCTTTCTTGCATTTGACATGAAAAATTCCCTGACCTCGGGAACTAGATTATTGGCCAGACCTAAGTACAATGCTACTTATTCGATGCTTCGTCTTGATATAGATGGAAATCTGAGAATACACACCTACTACCCGAATGTTGATTGGGGTGCATGGGAAGTTACATACGAAGTTCTAAATAGGGAAGATGGTGTGGAAAGGACTAGCGAATGCAGATTGCCCAAAAGGTGTGGAGCTTTAGGCGTCTGCGAAGACAATCAGTGTGTGGCTTGTCCAACAGCTGCGGGTCTGCTCGGGTGGAGCAAGAGTTGTGCGCCTCCAGTGTTACCACCGTGCAAAGGATCAAGAGCAAATGTGGACTACTACAAAGTGGTGGGTGTGGAACATTTCTTGAATGGATATACGGAAGGAGGGCGTATGAAAATCGGTGACTGCAGAGACAAATGCAGCAAAGATTGCAAATGCTCAGGCTTTTTCTACAGGGAAGAGTCTTCAAAATGCCTGTTGGCTCCGGAACTTGGTACTTTGATCAAGGTGTCCAATCCTGCTCATGTTGGTTATATCAAGATGTCTAAATAGTTTCTGTACACATTTTTATACCAGTGTCCCTGCgtgtaaattaataaaatggaAGTGGATCAAGGCGTGAATTGTAATATGTGGTTGATTTAGTAAtatatttctataatttttcattctaaAATGATATTGTACTATGCTCAGCTGGTTgatttagtaatatattttcataatttctgATCTTAAAAATTACTGCATCTAACATGACTTAGAGTTAAAATTAAAGGACCCagtatattttcttatatactGGGCTTGTTTATGtaaacttttttcttttccctGTTTGTAtcatttatgtaataaatttattagCGCTAAGACTTGTGTTTTGGAATTTAAATAgttgaaaattttgtatttttgcgTTGACTTAAcatgattgtttgaaatttaatttcataaaaagtATTAATCATTTTagagataatttgtaatattttattattatttatcaatttttgtttcataatttaaaaagttctagtaaatttatatatgtaaactgACAAAATTTAAAGTTATTTTCCCCTTTGACATGGGATAAAAAAACACTCtggataataaaattaatagggtaatttaataagatatagATTGGTCCGAATATAAGCCTGGTTGATTATTTAGGTCCGTCAAgtcataattaattattaaattcgtCGATAATTAATTGACTGGTAAAATAACTAATTAGGAATCTAACAGGATGATTTTCAAGATTCATCATAGCTTATAGAAACTCTGTATGTGAAAATAAAACTTGATCTCCAAGAAAATCTAAACCTAATCAAAAGCTAGTTCACCTTATCACTCATCCCAAAACTATGTCTTATCTTGTCAACATATATAAGTTTGAGATACATTGAAATGGAAAATGCTTGGGGCATAAAAAAcgtgtacataatgacatgtggcggattttaattggatgaccccctgcatttacaccaaccaccccaattaaaacccaccacatcacttgccacatcattatgtacaaattttctataCCTAATGGATGAGAGGAGTTCTAAATGCATTAATTGCATCCTCTATAACATTTGGTAATTTATGAGAAGTCGATCAAAATCATGGTCGATACATGGAGTTCAAATCATTTGAAGATCTGAACTTATCCTCCACTCAAGAGAAATTAAGGAAGAGAAACATTCCTTCAAAGATCAGGGCCTCTGCCCCCAAGCTTTTCAAATTGATCTATGGACGGACATCATACTTTTCCACATACCACCTGGGAAATACCCTGTTCCTatcagtgtttttgatagcaCAGTCACTATGCATAAATTctctaaaaatgaaaaataagaaCTACATACCCttttttgtattaatatatatatatatatatatatatatatatatatatatatatatatatatatatatatatatatatatatgttattaatttaaatatgctGAGGGTAATTTCTGATGTATTCTAATATAGAGCATACtccaaaaattgaaaatatggaTCATAACAAATATGatgattaaataaaagataaagaatattataatatgaaatataatattaaaaaagaaaaatatatgtgcCAACATATGTGGTCAAGTGACCGAGCAGTTTACACACACAAAACAGTTATAATAGGATTGCATGAAGATGCGACATGTTGTCTAATTAAAGAGAATGAGAAAAGCACCTGTTACAATAAGATTGCATGAGGATGCGATATGTtgtctaattaaaaaaaatgagaatgaTTATGAAGTCCGGGGATAAATTCCGAGATTTACGTAGATGTGCTTAATAAAACCGGGTTGAGACGTAGTGTAATCAGTATACGATCACTCTTAAATTGTGTAGAGCCTGTTGAGATCTGTTTAGAGTCTTGATGAGTTTTTAATGAATCCAATATATATTGAACGGCTCGAGgatgaataatattatataaggagtgaGAGATGTTAAGTGGTGGATgatgtaatataataatcattttttataatttgtattttattttgtgttttagtgacttgtatttaaataattacatgTATCTGTTATTGATAACCAGTTTTCAGTCTGATATGatcctaaattaaaatattatagataGAATATGCCATCGGTGATTCCACAAGTCACTTTCTTCCATGTGTTCGGTGGCATCTGATTTTAGCCTAaaatgtgttttaatttttagattaaaattaaaatactttcGTACAGTTTCGAAAGAGACACGATTTTAACAAACCTCCTGATCGACGGTGCCAGCGATAATTTTTCTATGGCTCTCCTTTGCCCAACTAGTTGACAAGCTGCCAGcatatataaaacaataataaaatagcTGATGGCTTTCTTTTAGGCGGAAAATTGGTTGTCACCAACTTGATATCTCCATTATTTGTCAACTTGCGCACTAGTGATGTCCATGTTATACACCTGCAATTACATCCGGTCAAATACAGGAACACTAGAATAGTTGAATAGAATAGTCTTCCTCCTGGTCCACTTATCAACTTCATATATTTTGCGTAGAGAAGTATAATCTTTCTCTATTATCCTAACCTATTTATCTACTCCTATAATATAATTAGAACTCCaataaaaatgtcaaaaaagtGTTAAAGTGCCATATGTCAAGATGTGACATGACATtctttaggggtgagcaaaaaaaaccgaaaaaccaaaaccgagccgaaaaaccgaaaaaccgaaccgaaaaaaaccgtaaccgacaaaaaccgaaaaaaaccgtaaccgaaccgaaccgacataacggtttggttacggttacggttttacccctaaaaccgaaccgaaaaaccgaaccgcttatataatatataataaaaatataatatttattatatattattatatattattatatataacatattatatatatgtgtgtgatacaatttattatttatatagtttaataagagaaattgatattataagtatataaatatttttctaaaattaaaaatagtattaaattgggaaaatagatttttttgccactcaacttatagtgtttttagaaacttgccacccaactaatttttttttcattttagtcacttatgttaggtttggatctttttttagccaccaacttaggtttggatttgattactagcattatgataatctttgtagcatcatttatacacagtgatagtatgtaatattttgataatgtgTCGCatgtttatatcattatatataacaataataatataaaatgagccgatgaaaaattaaaatcaggaaaaatcgtaattaaaattctaaaaattcaataaattatgaatatgaattatgaaatcaatgacttcaaacaattcaccctccttgataagataaagtgtaattgattgatatgatgcatcatctttcgctatttaagtttcaatcgactagctcagtctaaaatctctctcaaatttatcttcataaattttaataactttatcttattacaattttcaagataaataaatagagaagttaacttaattttcgatgattgccctccataatgcatcattttattattattactccctccgtctctctcatcagtttacaattttttctactgcttagcacgtattttaagactcttatataatatagtttcataacttatttttgtgattttttcgTGTGTAGAATTTCAAGCGCTGAATTTTTATTCGAAAGacaaaagtaaaattatttatgaaagtaGTCTTTTAAAAGCCAtaaaatgcgtgtaaaattcttatcgCCCAAGGTAAACGATGTTGGAGacataaaagtactatatataaagatacagaCATATactaaatcatcaaaatattattacagactaccactgtattttaataatgctagaCAGAattaatgtaatgctaataatcaaatccaaacctaactttagtgacaaaaaaaatgaacctaacagtagtgagtaaaataaaaaaaattatagttgagtaGTTAATTTCTAAAGaagcaataagtttagtgacaaataaaattatcataatgctagtaatcaaatccgaacctaagttggtggctaaaaaaagatccaaacctaacattagtatttctaatcatataaaaaccggaaaaaaccgaaaccgaccaacggttaaccgaaccgaaaaaaaccgtttcatacggttcggttacggtttctacctaaaaaccgaaccgaaccgaaatacacggttcggtaacggttttagatagaaaccgaaccgaaccgacccgtgcacacccctaACATTCTTATTAGCTCTTTATTGGAGTGAAAGGAGTAGTGGAAGGAGTGCCAATCAAAATTGCCAACTTTTGGCACTCCGCTAAAATAGAAACAAGTGTATAAATCATGCTAAAGTCATTTGTTTTCCTTTCTCGTTATAATTATACTTCTACAAATATGTGGCAACTTTGGATGCCAAACATTGGAACAAATTTTAATGTAAAAGTTgtcgaaaaaaaataaaataaaatagtaatatttttgatgatttgtcaTTTTAACCAACTATAGTTAGcagcccattggagatgctcttgcgACTTTCTTAAGTGACTTAATCTTATCTACTTCAATACCCTGATTTGCAAGACCAAATCTTTACAAGTATGCCAACAATTTTACGTAACCTTTATTAGATAACATTTTTAAGTACTTAAATATTGATAATAGTTGACTAGTAAAGTCCTTTAAACAAATTATACAATGACATTAATTACAGTTACTTTAATATATCAACGCGTTACTCTTTAGCCATCGGATTTGAATGCCCCTCCTAGCCCTCCCTTATCTTAACTACTAAACTTCCTATAAATAGAACAGATTGCCATATTCTTTTAACAACATAACTTCACTAGAACACAAACAATGACTTCATCAATACTTTCCTTTCCTATTCTCATTTCAGTTATCTTTGTGATTTCAATATCCTCAGCACAAGCAGTTGTGCCTGCTAATGCGACGTTTAAGTACACCAACGAAGGTGAACTAGGCGAGTACATTGTCGAATACGATGCCAGCTACCGCACTTTGCCGATTGCGAGATTCCCATTCCAATTCTGTTTTTACAACACCACCCCTACCGCCTTCATCCTCGGACTCCGCATGGGGAACCGTCGTTCCGAATCAACCATGCGGTGGGTTTGGGACGCCAATCGCGCCAAGCCGGTCCGAGAGAAGGCCACATTGACATTCGGCACTGATGGAAACCTCGTCCTAGCCGATGTCGATGGCACCGTGGCGTGGGAAACTGGCACCGCAAACAAAGACGTCGTAAGATTGGAGCTGCTTACGAATGGTAATTTGGTGTTGATTGACTCGAAGGGGAAATTTGTTTGGCAAAGCTTTGATCACCCTACTGACACTCTCTTGGTGGGACAATCTCTCGTATCGAGCGGGGCGAATAAAATCGTGAGCAGACTATCCGATGTCGAGGCCTCGAACGGGCCGTACTCGTACGTGATGGAGAAGAGTCAGCTGTCTTTGTACTACAAGCCTGCGAATGTCAAAACTCCCATACTCTATGACCAAACTGTGTTCGGCACTGGCAAAGACACATTGACGAAAATCCAGTTTACAATCGACCCGTTCACGAATATAGAGAGCGACACCGTTTGGGCTAATGAGTTCCACCTCGAGTCCTTCATGAACAACTCGACCGAATCCAGTGGCTCGGCTGTATTGTCGAGAGCAAAGTACAACACTACTTACTCAATGCTCCGTGTTGATAGCGATGGTAATTTGAGAGTTTATACGTACGAAGAGCACGTTGATTACGGTGCATGGGAGGTCACGTACGTGCTCTTCGACAGAGACCAAGGGCGAGAGAGCGAGTGTAAATTGCCGCAAAGATGCGGAGCTCTTGGAGTATGCAGTGATGATCAATGCGTGGCTTGCCCGACAGCCAATGGTCTGGCAGGATGGAGCAAGAGTTGTGCACCACCGGTTTTGCCTGCGTGCGGCAAGGGGGCTATCGACTACTACAAAGTTGCGGGTGTTGAGCATTTTACGAATGGTGTTACGAGTGGAACTCCACGAAGCACACTGGCGGATTGCCGGAAGAAATGTGACTCGGATTGCAAGTGTGTGGGATTTTTCTACAGGGAAGAATCGTCGACGTGCTTGTTGGCTTCTGTTCTAGGCGCTTTGAACCAAGTGGCTAATGCATCTCACGTTGCTTATATTAAGATGTCCAAGTAGAGGATTGACCAAAATCGTTTTCTGTTCTGTCCGTAATAATGTTTCAGTTTCAGACGCAGTCTTGCTCTAGTCTTATTTCCAGAGCTGGGACCTTTCTATTTTATACTCATGTATCATGGATGCACCAAATAAATCTTCCTGGAAGAAGTTTGTTTAAGTTCAATAAGTCACTtgtacattattaatttattattgctTTTTATGTGCGATATTCTTAAACTTTCCAGTTAAGTGAATGCAGTTTAAATCGGCAGTGTCATGGCGATGGAAATATATTTGtgtctatattatatttaagtgaTGCTATTTTGACAGTGTCATGGCGGTGAAAATATATTTGTGTCTATATTATATATGCGTAAAGCTACTCTCACACAAAGAACTAAATAGATAAAAACAAGTTACAGAATGATGTATAAGATTTGGTAGGCTCTATATTAGTTTTGTACCCATGCTTGGCTTACTTGGCTTAAAAGAATAACTTATATTTAGGGATGATAAGTTATTTgtaagttaaaaataatttaatttatgtataatcgaatttttttcatatatgttaggtattaaaaatattaatataaatattgtaatttcttttaaaatgatCTCATctgtaaatttaaatgtttaatataaatcattctaaaattatagatatttgTCAAACCTCCTGGTGATTGTTATGAGATTTGAACCCATGACCTTATCATTACTAATATACGTTCATTCAAACTATTTTAACTACACAAAcatttagtttaattttaaatttcatcaACCACGCTCATTAAGGctattttatttaagttttcttcaatatcttatttattcaggatcaatttattatttcaactaagtcttatatattatttacatgatagattaatatctataaattaattatttgcgTAAgtgaaaatcaatttaaataatcaGGCTCAaaccatgattcagatttatataaatagatataatcAATGttcgaataaaaatgaaagaattCAAATCTCTCACATATACAGAGTAGTTCaaatctcatatatatatatatatatatatatatatatatatatatatatatatatatatatatatatatatatatatatatatatatagttcaaCGAGGAATTCTCTTATTCGGGTAACTGGGTAACTTTACATCTCAGCCATCCAATATGCATGCACTAACTGTATACCTATAAACCTAAAACACCTGGCCAGGTGCCTACTTATTCTCAAACACATACCcacatatatttttctatttattattattaactttctttatctttcaattatacttatttacagaacataagtttataaataaatagttttatttataatcataattttaatcattagtttaaaaatattatttatatgtgtaaatataactttaattaatttacaaggacacatattatattttatttacagaacataagtttataaataaatagttttatttataatcataatatcGTGTTCTGTAATTAATTTACAGAACattagtttaaaaatattatttatatgtgtaaatatggctgtaattaatttacaggacacatattatattttatttacaaaacataagttcatatataaatttacagaacatataaatattttttataaatttacagaatatagaaatattaattatctttaaaaatatttttgtgtttAGAGTATAGTTATTTACAGAACACATACAATAACTGTTAGTACAGAACTAAAGTAACTCCCAGCAAATAGTGCAACCTCTACCCCAAGTGTTTTTGAAAAAACTTCCTAGGTTACCATTTTGACAAGTTCCTAACTGAGaagccccctatatatatatatatatatatatatatatatatatactgtatTAGTCTCACCCAaacacgcttaacttcggagttctaaTGGGATCCGGTGTATTactgctggtatgatcgcacccgtcagagaagcgcaaataaattgtatatacagacttcacaatgtgttattttgtttaataaatataaaaataaagaaataaaagaataaaaaacataataaataataatgaagacattttaaaggaaagttcggagaAGAATTTTGTagtataccataatcgaagaaaagttggtttcaaaaaatggatgggaaaaaaatcgaaaaaggggtgcaacacgaggacttcccaggggttATCCATCCTAGTACTATTCTCggccaagcacgcttaacttgggagttctgatgggatccgatGAATAATTGATGGTATGATCACACCCGTTAGAGAAACggaaataaattgtatatacagacttgagaatgtgttattttgtttaatagatataaaaataatagcaaaaataaagaaataaaagaataataaacttaataaataataatgaagacattttaaaggaaagttcggaaaagaattttGCAGTATACCACAACCAAAGAAAAGTTgctttaaaataaatgaatgggaaaaaaatcgaaaaatgggtgcaacacgaggacttccgtggggtcacccatcctcgaactactctcgcccaagcagcCTTAACTTcagagttctgatgggatccggtgcattaatgctggtatgatcgcacccgtcaaagaaacgcaaataaattgtatatacagactttagaatgtgttattttgtttaataaatacaataataataataataataataataataataataataataaagaaataaaagaataaaaaacttaataaataataatgaagacattttaaagaaaaattcgGAAAAGAATTTTGTAGTATACCATaatagaagaaaagttggtttaaaaatatggatgggaaaaaatcgaaaaaggggtgcaacacgaggacttctcAAGGggtgatgggatccggtgcattagtgctggtatgatcgcacccagcgcaaataaattgtatatacagacttcagaatgtgttattttgtttaattaatataaaaataatagtaaaaataaagaaataaaagaataaaaaatttaataaataataatgaagacattttaaaggaaagttcggaaattttttttgtagtataccataatcgaagaaaagtttgtttaaaaaaaatagatggaaaaaaatcgaaaaagggatGCAATACGAGGACTTCCGAGGGGGTGATGGGATATGGTGCATTAGTgttggtatgatcgcacccgtcagagaagcgcaaataaattatatatacagacttcagaatgtgttattttgtttaataaatataaaaataatagtaaaaataaagaaataaaagaataaaaaacttaataaataataatgaagACACTTTAacggaaagttcggaaaagaattttGTAGTATACCATAAttgaagaaaagttggtttaaaaagtAGATGGGCAAAAAATGGAAAAAAGAGTGCAACACGTGGACTTCCTAGGCGGTCATCCATCCTAATACTAGTTATGGAGTAGTTGTGGATAGAGGTCACTTAGAGAAATTTTAAATCAACAATGTGAGTAATATTAGCTCCTTcttgtatataaaaaaaatattgttgttATGAGATTTGAACCCTTTGATTGACATTTACAGTGCTTCGAGCACAGAGATATGGTTGACATTCAAGTTTTATCACTATTTCAAGCTCTTGGAGctggaaaaaattatttactatTCAAGATAATAGTCTCACGGGCAACTCCCAGTAATATGGCGGCCCTAGCTAATGtaggaaaaaaattattcaccAAGTTAGTAGCCAGAGTGAATATTGTACAGAATCATTTGAGCCAGTAGTGGGAGAAGGTACCAACTCTCGTGCTTTAACTCGCTTTGCAAAGCTACTTTCTGATGAAAGAACTCAAAGAAGGGTCTGACTAGCGAAGTAGAC is a window from the Daucus carota subsp. sativus chromosome 8, DH1 v3.0, whole genome shotgun sequence genome containing:
- the LOC108197279 gene encoding epidermis-specific secreted glycoprotein EP1, with protein sequence MTSSILSFPILISVIFVISISSAQAVVPANATFKYTNEGELGEYIVEYDASYRTLPIARFPFQFCFYNTTPTAFILGLRMGNRRSESTMRWVWDANRAKPVREKATLTFGTDGNLVLADVDGTVAWETGTANKDVVRLELLTNGNLVLIDSKGKFVWQSFDHPTDTLLVGQSLVSSGANKIVSRLSDVEASNGPYSYVMEKSQLSLYYKPANVKTPILYDQTVFGTGKDTLTKIQFTIDPFTNIESDTVWANEFHLESFMNNSTESSGSAVLSRAKYNTTYSMLRVDSDGNLRVYTYEEHVDYGAWEVTYVLFDRDQGRESECKLPQRCGALGVCSDDQCVACPTANGLAGWSKSCAPPVLPACGKGAIDYYKVAGVEHFTNGVTSGTPRSTLADCRKKCDSDCKCVGFFYREESSTCLLASVLGALNQVANASHVAYIKMSK
- the LOC108198985 gene encoding epidermis-specific secreted glycoprotein EP1, translated to MYSSYSPSVFLITIFLATILTGQAVVPLDKRFSYVNSGPLGEYSVEYGDYRPLEISTFPFMLCFQNATPDAFSLSLRMGSRRSESIMLWVWTANRGKPVRENATLAFGADGNLVLADSDGSIAWQTGSANKGVVGLELLEIGNLVLYDAKGAYIWQSFDHPSDTLLIGQGLHLNGATKLVSRLSYTEDADGPYTLVMEQRHLAMYYKSKNAANPLLYYKDDVFGDGKGVLANAVFGVNSDAYYTNDLFLAFDMKNSLTSGTRLLARPKYNATYSMLRLDIDGNLRIHTYYPNVDWGAWEVTYEVLNREDGVERTSECRLPKRCGALGVCEDNQCVACPTAAGLLGWSKSCAPPVLPPCKGSRANVDYYKVVGVEHFLNGYTEGGRMKIGDCRDKCSKDCKCSGFFYREESSKCLLAPELGTLIKVSNPAHVGYIKMSK